In Halorhabdus rudnickae, the following proteins share a genomic window:
- a CDS encoding DUF2249 domain-containing protein, which yields MSDADPVAASDAPDGRSQVELDVRNLGPPKPLKQTLEATADLADDAVLLQYNDRKPQHLYPKLEDRGLAHDTVETDDATVTVIWREG from the coding sequence GTGAGCGACGCGGATCCCGTCGCCGCGAGCGACGCTCCCGACGGTCGCTCGCAGGTGGAACTAGACGTCCGGAACCTCGGCCCGCCGAAACCGCTCAAGCAGACCCTGGAAGCGACCGCCGACCTCGCGGACGACGCGGTACTCCTCCAGTACAACGACCGCAAACCCCAGCACCTCTACCCGAAACTCGAGGACCGCGGCCTCGCTCACGACACCGTCGAGACCGACGATGCGACGGTGACGGTGATCTGGCGCGAAGGCTGA
- a CDS encoding halocyanin domain-containing protein translates to MEGRRQFLSTLAAGLAAGSLAGCSSGSSTETESQYSEYTDIPDSVTEYLSDTSNFDGTGVDRTDAAEVSVTVGAQGNGANYAFGPPVVAISQGTTVVWEWNGRGGAHNVVSKDDRDPLDSGTAITSSSKTYEYTFEEPGAYSYVCIPHRINGMKGAIIVE, encoded by the coding sequence ATGGAAGGCAGACGGCAGTTTCTCTCCACGCTCGCGGCCGGCCTCGCGGCTGGCTCGCTGGCTGGCTGTTCGAGCGGGTCGAGTACGGAAACCGAGAGTCAATATTCGGAATACACCGACATCCCTGACTCGGTCACGGAGTACCTCTCGGATACGAGTAACTTCGACGGGACTGGCGTCGATCGGACCGACGCCGCGGAGGTCTCGGTCACGGTCGGCGCGCAGGGCAACGGCGCCAACTACGCCTTCGGTCCGCCCGTCGTCGCGATCAGCCAGGGAACGACCGTCGTCTGGGAGTGGAACGGTCGCGGTGGCGCCCACAACGTCGTCTCGAAAGACGACCGTGATCCGTTGGACAGCGGCACTGCCATCACCAGCAGTAGCAAGACGTACGAGTACACCTTCGAAGAACCGGGAGCCTACTCCTACGTCTGTATTCCGCACCGCATCAACGGCATGAAAGGTGCAATTATCGTCGAGTGA
- a CDS encoding sensor histidine kinase, protein MDQNVSRDNTSRLERRVPSNLTELLARWELTPGRIAAVYLLFGFVGLYVSDVIFVRVFTEPLASQVQAAKGGLEVVVTAGFVYAISVASSRQHQQTNEQLQRRNEELHVLHRVLRHNLRNDLNVIEGHAEYVEATLENDALADTCGTITRKTEAIISYIERAGQIRRLSENQSLETFDLARIVPMIVRRHDKLTDNVTVTVDVPDAAPVAANHMLSAALEELLTNAVVHADSDTPTVSIRVSTSDAPRGMTCIEVTDDGPGIPEDVRRIIEFDERDQLAHLSGLGLWFVHWTVTDVGGSVSFDVDENGSSVRVLVPTATDE, encoded by the coding sequence ATGGACCAGAATGTATCGCGGGATAATACCTCCCGGCTCGAGAGGCGTGTTCCGAGCAATCTCACCGAGCTGTTGGCGCGGTGGGAACTGACTCCCGGACGTATTGCCGCAGTGTATCTTCTCTTCGGGTTCGTCGGGCTGTACGTCTCGGACGTCATCTTCGTACGCGTCTTCACCGAGCCACTCGCAAGTCAGGTCCAGGCAGCCAAGGGGGGCCTGGAGGTGGTCGTCACTGCCGGATTCGTCTACGCGATCAGCGTCGCGAGTTCCAGACAGCACCAGCAGACGAACGAGCAACTGCAACGACGCAACGAGGAACTGCACGTCCTCCATCGAGTGTTACGTCACAATCTTCGGAACGACCTCAACGTCATCGAGGGCCACGCCGAATACGTCGAAGCCACCCTCGAAAACGACGCTCTCGCCGATACCTGCGGGACGATCACTCGCAAGACAGAGGCCATCATCTCCTACATCGAACGGGCCGGCCAGATCAGACGCCTGAGCGAGAATCAGTCCCTCGAGACCTTCGACCTGGCCCGGATCGTCCCGATGATCGTCCGTCGACACGACAAACTGACCGACAACGTGACGGTGACCGTCGACGTGCCCGACGCCGCACCCGTCGCTGCCAACCACATGCTCTCGGCGGCACTCGAGGAACTGCTCACCAACGCCGTGGTCCACGCCGACAGCGACACGCCAACGGTCTCGATCAGGGTCTCGACCAGCGACGCGCCGCGAGGAATGACCTGTATCGAAGTCACTGACGACGGTCCGGGCATCCCCGAGGACGTCAGACGGATCATCGAGTTCGACGAACGCGATCAACTCGCTCATCTCAGTGGCCTGGGGCTGTGGTTCGTCCACTGGACCGTAACTGATGTCGGCGGCTCGGTGTCCTTCGATGTCGACGAAAACGGATCCAGCGTTCGGGTTCTCGTGCCGACCGCCACGGATGAGTGA
- the lysW gene encoding lysine biosynthesis protein LysW, with the protein MSDCPECGAEVSLHDNVEVGEIVDCATCGAELEVVAVDPATLEPAPELEEDWGE; encoded by the coding sequence ATGAGTGACTGTCCAGAATGCGGGGCCGAGGTCTCCCTGCACGATAACGTCGAAGTGGGAGAGATCGTCGACTGTGCAACCTGTGGCGCAGAACTGGAGGTCGTCGCCGTCGATCCGGCGACCCTCGAGCCCGCCCCGGAACTCGAAGAGGACTGGGGCGAGTAA
- a CDS encoding DUF7521 family protein — translation MSPHVSITVIALKTLTLLLGGLITFLAYRAYRRTHSQSLGALAAGFAVVTLGALLAGISDLIVELPIQQTLLLESTLTAGGFAVIVYSLYTSD, via the coding sequence ATGAGCCCACACGTCTCGATAACGGTCATCGCACTGAAGACGCTCACCCTCCTGCTGGGTGGCTTGATCACCTTCCTGGCCTATCGGGCCTACCGGCGGACCCACTCACAGTCCCTGGGCGCGCTCGCCGCTGGCTTCGCCGTCGTGACGTTGGGCGCGTTACTGGCGGGTATCAGCGACCTGATCGTCGAACTGCCGATCCAGCAGACGCTGTTGCTGGAGTCGACGCTGACGGCCGGTGGCTTCGCGGTCATCGTCTACTCGCTCTATACCAGCGATTGA
- a CDS encoding Coenzyme F420 hydrogenase/dehydrogenase, beta subunit C-terminal domain: protein MAQQQPRAPAVGDDPREPTTDVSPPDGKVRFRHLDEAVIEADRCVQCGTCVAACPSNSIGIADSDRRPTLVKMCTGCSRCWDTCPRAGLRYERLATLEGADPEDVADGIGHVEDAYAASAAEDVPDAQHGGVVTALLAALLDDPEGIDGAIVAREATDGTGLAAPKLATTPAEVRAGAGTLFTQPLQLTELRELIAEADLPADPSLGLVGTPCVIEGVTALDRSPYRETRFDEPRPLDHVDLTIALTCTQALDDEGLEHVLAREYNLSPDEVTGLDLVGQGIRIDLADGGEERAPLADFAGAILSGCLECADATGQTADLTVGTVGTGQGESTLLVRTERGEIAFDRAESALETRQLDDLGPVEQLAAWNADRAREAMAREYDPEGELSIPHMAHREAYDGTDRAPVAFNPARVHQYEEWC, encoded by the coding sequence ATGGCACAACAACAGCCCCGTGCGCCCGCCGTGGGCGACGATCCGCGGGAACCGACGACCGACGTATCGCCGCCGGACGGGAAGGTCCGCTTTCGTCACCTCGACGAGGCGGTCATCGAGGCCGACCGCTGTGTCCAGTGTGGGACCTGCGTGGCCGCCTGTCCCTCGAACTCCATCGGAATCGCTGACAGTGATCGGCGGCCGACGCTGGTGAAAATGTGCACCGGCTGTTCGCGCTGCTGGGACACCTGTCCCCGGGCCGGCTTGCGCTACGAGCGCCTGGCCACACTCGAGGGAGCCGACCCCGAGGACGTCGCCGACGGGATCGGCCACGTCGAGGACGCCTATGCCGCGAGCGCCGCCGAGGACGTTCCCGACGCCCAGCACGGCGGGGTCGTAACCGCGCTGCTGGCCGCGTTACTTGACGATCCCGAGGGGATCGACGGCGCCATCGTGGCCCGGGAAGCCACCGACGGGACCGGCCTGGCTGCGCCGAAACTGGCGACCACGCCCGCCGAAGTCCGCGCGGGGGCGGGCACGCTGTTCACCCAGCCCCTGCAACTCACCGAACTCCGGGAGCTGATCGCCGAGGCCGACCTCCCGGCCGATCCCAGTCTTGGGCTGGTCGGCACGCCCTGTGTGATCGAGGGCGTCACCGCACTCGACCGGAGTCCCTACCGCGAGACGCGCTTCGACGAACCCCGGCCACTCGATCACGTCGACCTGACGATCGCACTGACCTGCACGCAAGCGCTGGACGACGAGGGCCTCGAACACGTTCTCGCGCGGGAGTACAACCTCTCACCCGATGAGGTGACTGGCCTCGATCTGGTCGGCCAGGGCATCCGAATCGACCTGGCTGACGGCGGCGAGGAGCGCGCACCGCTCGCGGACTTCGCGGGCGCGATACTTTCGGGCTGTCTGGAGTGTGCCGACGCGACCGGACAGACGGCCGATCTCACGGTCGGGACCGTCGGCACCGGCCAGGGAGAGTCCACACTGCTGGTCCGGACCGAACGGGGGGAAATAGCGTTCGATCGCGCCGAGTCCGCCCTCGAAACTCGACAACTGGACGATCTCGGGCCGGTCGAACAGCTCGCCGCGTGGAACGCCGATCGTGCCCGCGAAGCGATGGCCCGCGAGTACGACCCCGAGGGAGAGCTGTCGATTCCCCACATGGCCCACCGGGAGGCCTACGACGGAACAGATCGCGCGCCGGTCGCGTTCAATCCCGCGCGCGTCCACCAGTACGAGGAGTGGTGCTGA
- a CDS encoding rhodanese-like domain-containing protein, with amino-acid sequence MNLIEFCSASELGDREAAIVDVREASAYADLGHVPGAVNIPVDRFRDPTGIARGMLPDPADLGAWLGDAGISPEDPVVAYDDDRGVYAARLLATLAAFGHEGDLYLLDGDYTVYERGHEVTTGQPDVAPVEYEPGDLDDDLVADRETVEAAVEGEAAVIDTRTEPEYEQAHIPGAVQIDWEAFVDGATGQRRSDAEIESLLAEHGIERDREIVLYCNTARRLSYVFAVLSDLGYEDVRFYEGSLEDWLRTETDDWDPAEIKRRVREHASDGPEAVKEALGEDAAAKLKLVGLYGQKQTGYFMFRTKIPGGVLTAEAARALGTVAEEYATLPDDRDPERSPFGDSYLDVTTRQDIQFHWIRMEDVPEIWDLLDPAGVSTFQTGGNSVRNVVSCPAAGVAADEMLDARPVAEAITEAFLADRRYANLPRKLKVSVNGCRGACAQPEINDLAFTPARKGDRLGFNLAAGGGLSDSPRIASDLNVFVEPEQVVDVVRATADLFIEHGSYLDTAVNRLRFLVEEWGAEQFRDELQRFAPFAFESAGEDLVDHHHPDHVGVHDQADGANYVGLSIPVGRIDGTEFRTIADLAETYGSGEVRLSTQQNLLLPDVADADLEELRAEPILETYSPDPGPFTRGVVTCTGREYCNYALVETKARAKRWAAELDERVDIDQDRVGLRFSGCTASCAQPQIDDVGIRGETRQTDAGVESAADIAVGGKLDADPQFATWVAPRVPIGEVPAAVERLVAVFEREGHDDEKLHEFCRRVSEDRLEDVLTPAGAETATAAQPGGSD; translated from the coding sequence ATGAATCTCATCGAATTTTGTTCGGCGAGCGAACTCGGCGATCGTGAGGCAGCGATCGTCGATGTGCGCGAGGCTTCGGCCTACGCCGATCTCGGTCACGTCCCCGGCGCGGTCAATATCCCCGTCGATCGGTTCCGGGATCCCACCGGCATCGCGCGAGGGATGCTACCCGATCCAGCCGATCTAGGAGCGTGGCTCGGCGACGCCGGTATCAGTCCTGAGGACCCGGTGGTCGCCTACGACGACGATCGGGGCGTCTACGCAGCGCGCTTGCTGGCAACGCTCGCCGCGTTCGGTCACGAGGGCGACCTGTACCTGCTGGATGGCGACTACACCGTTTACGAGCGCGGCCACGAGGTCACGACCGGCCAACCGGACGTAGCTCCCGTCGAGTACGAACCGGGCGACCTCGACGACGACCTGGTCGCCGATCGCGAGACCGTCGAGGCGGCCGTCGAGGGCGAGGCGGCCGTGATCGACACCCGGACGGAACCGGAATACGAACAGGCCCACATCCCCGGAGCCGTCCAGATCGACTGGGAGGCCTTCGTCGACGGGGCAACCGGGCAACGTCGCTCTGACGCGGAGATCGAATCGCTCCTCGCCGAACACGGCATCGAACGCGACCGGGAGATCGTCCTTTACTGTAACACGGCCCGGCGACTGAGTTACGTCTTCGCCGTTCTCAGTGACCTCGGCTACGAGGACGTCCGCTTCTACGAAGGAAGCTTGGAGGACTGGCTCCGCACTGAGACCGACGACTGGGATCCCGCCGAGATCAAACGTCGCGTCCGGGAACACGCCAGCGATGGTCCCGAGGCAGTCAAAGAAGCCCTCGGGGAGGACGCCGCGGCGAAGCTCAAGCTGGTCGGCCTCTACGGGCAGAAACAGACCGGCTACTTCATGTTCCGGACGAAGATTCCCGGCGGCGTCCTCACCGCCGAGGCGGCCCGCGCGCTGGGGACCGTCGCCGAGGAGTACGCCACCCTGCCAGACGATCGCGACCCCGAGCGGTCGCCCTTCGGCGACAGCTATCTCGACGTGACCACCCGACAGGACATCCAGTTCCACTGGATTCGGATGGAAGACGTCCCCGAAATCTGGGACCTGCTGGATCCGGCCGGCGTCTCGACGTTCCAGACGGGCGGCAATTCGGTCCGGAACGTCGTCTCCTGTCCCGCGGCGGGCGTCGCTGCCGACGAGATGCTCGACGCCCGGCCGGTCGCCGAGGCGATCACCGAGGCGTTCCTCGCCGACCGCCGATACGCGAACCTCCCACGGAAGCTGAAGGTCAGCGTCAACGGCTGTCGGGGAGCCTGTGCCCAGCCCGAGATCAACGACCTCGCCTTTACCCCCGCCCGGAAGGGCGACCGCCTGGGCTTCAACCTCGCCGCCGGAGGTGGCCTCTCGGACAGTCCGCGCATCGCCAGCGACCTGAACGTCTTCGTCGAACCCGAGCAGGTCGTCGACGTGGTGCGCGCGACGGCCGATCTGTTCATCGAACACGGGAGCTATCTCGACACGGCGGTCAACCGCCTGCGGTTCCTCGTCGAAGAGTGGGGGGCCGAACAGTTCCGGGACGAACTCCAGCGCTTTGCTCCCTTCGCGTTCGAATCGGCAGGCGAGGACCTCGTCGATCATCATCACCCGGATCACGTCGGTGTCCACGACCAGGCCGACGGGGCCAACTACGTCGGGCTCTCGATCCCGGTCGGCCGGATCGACGGGACGGAGTTCCGGACGATCGCCGATCTCGCCGAGACCTACGGATCCGGCGAGGTTCGGCTGAGCACCCAGCAGAACCTTCTACTCCCGGACGTGGCCGACGCCGACCTCGAGGAGCTGCGGGCCGAGCCCATTCTCGAGACGTACTCGCCCGATCCCGGACCGTTCACGCGCGGGGTCGTTACCTGCACCGGGCGGGAATACTGTAATTACGCCCTCGTCGAGACGAAGGCCCGAGCGAAGCGCTGGGCGGCCGAGTTGGACGAACGGGTCGACATCGACCAGGATCGCGTCGGCCTGCGCTTCAGCGGCTGTACGGCCTCTTGTGCCCAGCCCCAGATCGACGACGTGGGGATCCGCGGGGAGACCCGCCAGACCGACGCCGGTGTCGAGAGCGCCGCCGACATCGCCGTCGGGGGAAAACTCGACGCCGACCCGCAGTTTGCCACCTGGGTCGCACCGCGCGTTCCGATCGGGGAAGTGCCCGCCGCGGTCGAGCGACTGGTCGCCGTCTTCGAGCGCGAGGGCCACGACGACGAGAAGCTCCACGAGTTCTGCCGGCGGGTCTCGGAGGACCGTCTCGAGGACGTGCTCACGCCTGCCGGGGCCGAGACAGCGACTGCAGCCCAGCCAGGAGGGTCAGACTGA
- a CDS encoding DUF7521 family protein, protein MQSSVVVVTAAEMIVLGCTGILAYLAFRAYRRTGSPSLRTFMVGLALVAFGSLLGGVLHQFGAFSFDVSVGIDSAFTALGFVVVVYALYADGARDSFSP, encoded by the coding sequence ATGCAAAGCAGCGTCGTCGTCGTCACCGCGGCCGAGATGATCGTCCTTGGCTGTACGGGTATCCTCGCGTATCTCGCCTTTCGGGCCTACCGGCGGACAGGCTCTCCCTCGTTGCGCACGTTCATGGTCGGACTGGCGCTGGTCGCTTTCGGCTCCCTGCTTGGTGGTGTGCTCCACCAGTTCGGCGCGTTCAGTTTCGACGTGAGCGTCGGGATCGACAGTGCGTTCACCGCGCTGGGGTTCGTGGTCGTCGTCTATGCCCTGTACGCTGACGGTGCCCGCGATAGTTTTTCCCCTTGA
- a CDS encoding winged helix-turn-helix domain-containing protein: protein MVRDPFAADEAPDLQDVLDALDDPECRRIVEELDEPMTASEISEASDIPLSTTYRKLDLLTEASLLTEGVEIRPDGQHASTYEVAFEEVIIGLSDDRECEVQIARRARTADERLENLWSEVRKET, encoded by the coding sequence ATGGTCCGCGATCCGTTCGCCGCCGACGAGGCGCCCGATCTCCAGGACGTACTGGACGCACTGGACGACCCGGAGTGTCGGCGTATCGTCGAGGAACTTGACGAACCCATGACTGCATCGGAGATCTCGGAGGCGAGTGACATCCCCCTTTCGACGACTTACCGGAAACTCGATCTGCTGACCGAGGCCTCGCTGTTGACCGAGGGCGTCGAGATTCGGCCCGACGGTCAACACGCCTCGACTTACGAGGTGGCCTTCGAGGAAGTCATCATCGGCCTCTCGGACGACCGGGAGTGCGAGGTCCAGATCGCTCGCCGGGCCCGGACGGCCGACGAACGCTTAGAGAACCTGTGGTCGGAGGTGCGCAAGGAAACATGA
- the purL gene encoding phosphoribosylformylglycinamidine synthase subunit PurL produces the protein MALSESDRAVVVDELGRDPTPPEAALFENLWSEHCSYRSSRPLLGAFESDGEHVVVPPGDDAGVVSLPEAEDTYLAMGIESHNHPSYVDPYDGAATGVGGIVRDILSMGAFPIALADSLYFGDFGREYPRYLLEGVVEGISDYGNSIGVPTVAGSTTFHEDYEENPLVNVACVGLLSADRLVTAQAQRAGNKLVLVGSSTGRDGLGGASFASEDIAEDAETEDRGAVQVGNPYREKLLIEANEQLIEEDLVESARDLGAAGLGGASTELVAKGGFGADIDLDAIHQREPGLTATELLLSESQERIVYEVRKENVDRVQAIAERYDLGSAVIGDVTEDGNYVCRKDGEVVVDVPAEFVGEGAPLADLSAIEPEQPEPDRPEIDPDAAFETVLSDPTTASKRWIYRQYDHEVQVRTAMRPGDDAALLAIREAETGLAISAGAEPTWTETAPYEGARAAGLENATNIAAKGATPLAAVDCLNAGNPEKPEVYGEFTGIVDGLADVCAELSVPVVGGNVSLYNDSATGPIPPTPTLAMVGTKDGYDAPPLSLAGEGSLVLVGDLALAGDSEPRLGGSQLLESEGGTDRFPDLPEDPAALVETLAAVADHEGTLAVHDVSHGGLAVALAEMVHEGAGADVTIDAADAVGALYHEQPGRVVVETTDPDAVRDAFDGVAPVASIGEADRSGTLSLSIGDDTLTYDAATIADLRSVIAAELE, from the coding sequence ATGGCTCTATCGGAGTCCGATCGCGCGGTCGTCGTCGACGAACTCGGCCGCGATCCCACGCCCCCCGAGGCGGCGCTGTTCGAGAACCTCTGGAGCGAGCACTGCTCGTATCGCTCCTCGCGTCCGCTGTTGGGCGCTTTCGAGAGCGACGGCGAACACGTCGTCGTCCCGCCGGGCGACGACGCCGGCGTCGTCTCGCTGCCCGAGGCCGAAGACACCTACCTCGCGATGGGAATCGAGAGTCACAATCACCCTTCCTACGTCGATCCCTACGACGGCGCGGCGACGGGCGTCGGCGGCATCGTCAGGGACATCCTCTCGATGGGTGCGTTCCCAATTGCACTCGCTGACTCGCTTTACTTCGGTGACTTCGGCCGGGAGTACCCCCGGTACCTGCTGGAAGGCGTCGTCGAGGGCATCTCGGACTACGGCAACTCCATCGGGGTCCCGACTGTGGCCGGCTCGACCACCTTCCACGAGGATTACGAGGAGAATCCCCTCGTGAACGTGGCTTGCGTCGGCCTGCTCTCGGCCGACCGGCTCGTTACCGCACAGGCCCAGCGGGCGGGAAACAAGCTCGTCCTCGTCGGGAGTTCGACCGGCCGGGACGGGCTGGGCGGGGCCTCCTTCGCCAGCGAGGACATCGCGGAAGACGCCGAAACCGAGGACCGCGGCGCGGTCCAGGTCGGCAACCCCTACCGCGAGAAGTTGCTCATCGAGGCAAACGAGCAACTCATCGAGGAGGATCTCGTCGAATCCGCCCGGGACCTGGGGGCTGCCGGCCTCGGCGGGGCATCCACCGAACTCGTTGCCAAGGGTGGGTTCGGCGCCGACATCGACCTCGACGCGATCCACCAGCGCGAACCAGGGCTGACGGCGACGGAACTGCTGCTCAGCGAGTCCCAGGAGCGGATCGTCTACGAAGTCCGCAAGGAGAACGTCGACCGCGTCCAGGCGATCGCCGAGCGCTACGATCTCGGGTCGGCGGTCATCGGCGACGTGACCGAGGACGGAAACTACGTTTGCAGAAAGGACGGCGAGGTCGTCGTCGACGTGCCCGCCGAGTTCGTCGGCGAGGGCGCGCCGCTTGCGGATCTGAGTGCGATCGAACCCGAACAGCCCGAACCCGATCGCCCCGAGATCGACCCCGACGCGGCCTTCGAGACGGTCCTCTCCGATCCCACCACCGCGAGCAAGCGCTGGATCTATCGCCAGTACGACCACGAGGTCCAGGTCCGGACCGCCATGCGGCCGGGCGACGACGCCGCGCTGCTGGCGATCCGCGAGGCAGAGACGGGGCTGGCGATCTCGGCCGGCGCCGAGCCCACCTGGACCGAGACGGCGCCCTACGAGGGGGCGCGGGCCGCGGGCCTGGAGAACGCGACGAACATCGCCGCCAAGGGCGCGACCCCGCTGGCGGCGGTCGACTGCCTGAACGCCGGCAACCCCGAGAAGCCCGAAGTCTACGGCGAGTTCACGGGGATCGTCGACGGGTTGGCCGACGTCTGTGCCGAGCTGTCGGTCCCGGTCGTCGGCGGGAACGTCTCGCTGTACAACGACTCCGCGACGGGGCCGATCCCCCCGACGCCGACCCTGGCGATGGTCGGCACCAAGGACGGCTACGACGCCCCGCCGCTGTCACTGGCTGGCGAGGGATCGCTGGTACTGGTTGGCGACCTGGCGCTGGCCGGGGACAGCGAGCCCCGCCTCGGTGGCTCCCAACTGCTCGAAAGCGAGGGCGGGACCGACCGCTTCCCCGATCTTCCGGAAGACCCCGCCGCGCTGGTCGAGACGCTGGCCGCCGTCGCCGATCACGAGGGGACGCTGGCGGTCCACGACGTGAGCCACGGCGGCCTGGCGGTCGCCCTCGCCGAGATGGTCCACGAGGGGGCGGGTGCCGACGTCACGATCGACGCCGCGGATGCCGTCGGCGCACTGTATCACGAACAGCCGGGCCGAGTCGTCGTCGAGACGACCGATCCGGATGCCGTCCGGGACGCCTTCGACGGCGTCGCACCAGTCGCCTCGATCGGCGAGGCCGACAGGTCGGGGACGCTGTCGCTGTCGATCGGCGACGACACGCTGACCTACGACGCTGCGACGATCGCCGACCTCCGGTCGGTCATCGCTGCGGAACTAGAGTGA